AAGGAGACCGATGGCAGAGCAAGAAATCATACGCTCCGGCGGGATGACGGTCTTGGGCCGAGTGCGCATCAGGGTCGAGGAGCCAAAGGCTGGCAAACGCTGTTTTCAGGTTGCATTTGAGCGAGAAGACCGCAAGACAAGGCCGGGCGAGCACGTTCTTCTTGCAGTTCATTACTACACGCATGTTCTGTCCAGATACCCGCGCGAGGACCCGAAGCTTGATGCATTTGGCATGAGACTGCGTCAGATGGTCGCCGACATTATCGAGCAGGGTATCTGGCCCGGTTCGAATCTTCTGGACTACGCCGGCGCAAGTGAGCGTATCAGACTCGTGTCGCCAGAGGACAGGTTCGATGGTAAGGAAGTACGGGCAGTACTCTTTCGGACTGTGCTGGGAGAGGACCTGGACCTGGCACTTGAGATTTGCCCCGGATGGGACGAGGATGCACTTGTAGATTCAGTAGTTGCCCTGCTGCAGTTTCTGACCGACACCGTGTCCGAGCCGGAAATTGAGCTATTGGACAAGACGTTACGTTACTTGAGGACGTACATCGGCGAGGGTGCTTACTACGCCAGTCCGGCCGCGGCACAGCATCTGGCGAACCGGGCGTTTAGAGAGGCCGGCGGTGAGGTTGTCTAGTCGCCGGCGACCGGCCCTTGTTTTCTAAGCCGGCTTCGTTCGGACCGCGTCTCGAAGATGACGTAGAGGACCGGGACGAATACTAAGGGGAGGAAGGTGGAGACAACCATGCCGCCGATGATCGCCCGGCCCAGAGGCGACCAAAGCTCAGAACCTTCACCGATCTGAAGCGCAAGCGGCAACAGTCCAAAAATCGTGGTCAGCGAGGTCATGAGAATCGGCCGCAGCCGGACCCGGCCTGCCTCCTTGACGGCGTCAATAAGTGACATGCCCCTGGCTCTGAGTTGTCTCGTGTAGTCAATGTAAACGATGCCGTTGTTTACTACGATGCCGGTAAGAACAAGTACCCCTAGACCGGATGTTACTGACAGGGCGGTTTTCGTGATGAATAGAGTCCATAGTACACCGATAAGAGCGAACGGTACGGTGAACATGATGATGAACGGGTCGCGGAACGATTCGAACTGGGAGGCCATGACCATGTACACCAGCATGAGCGCAACAACTACGACTAGACCCAGGTCTTTGAAAGTTCGGACCATGTCTTCATAGGAGCCGGAGAGTCGCATATCAAACCCGGGCGGAATCGGAATGGCACGTACCGCCCGGCCTACTTCCTGGGCAAGCTGGCCCGATGACTTGCCCACATTCTTTCCGGTTATGCGTACTATGCGGGCTGTGTTTCTGTGTTCGATTACTAGTGGGCTCGTACCGGAGCGTACCACTACTAAGTTTCGGAGCGGCACCGCGCCCATCGGTCCGTTGACTACAAGCCCGAGGATATCGGTGATAGAATTGCGCTGGTCAGGTCGGAGTCGTAGCAGAATGTCGTATTCCCGTCCGGCCAGACGGAACTGAGTAGCGGCGTTGCCTTCTATTTGGGTCCGCAGCGCGGCGCCGATCTGGTACGGGGTCAATCCGTAGAGTGCAGCTTTCTGTCGGTCCACAACGAGCTGGATTTCAGGCTTGCCTGGTTCGCGACTCGAACGGATGTCAACGAGTCCGGGTATCGTGTCAATGGCGGAAATGACCATGCGCGTGAGCGAGTCAGCGGTTGCAAGGTCGTGTCCAGTGATGTCTATTTCAACCGGAGCTGTGCCACCCATGAAGGTGGCGAGGGAACGTTCTTCGGTACGCACTCTAAGACCGGGAATCGTCGCGGCCTCGCGGCGGATGCCTTGATCAATCTCAGCGATGGAATGCTTGCGTCTGGCCCGCTCCCTGAGGATCAGGTTCATCGTTCCAATATTGGAGCCACTGCTGCCAAAGATGGCGGAAAACACATTCGTACTTCCGCCTACCTGAACCGAGATACCTTCAAGTTCTTCACCCCATGTCGTCCTGATGTATCGTTCCAGCCGGGTGATCGCAGAGTCGGTTTTCTCAGCCGATGTGCCTACCGGCATCTCAGCGGTCACGGTATGAAACCAGCTTTCTTGCGCGGGCATGAACTCCCGGCCGATGAAGGGGAGAAGAGCCAGGCTCACCAGAAACAGCAGAACGGCAACGAAAACTACAACCCGGCGGTGATGTACGGCCCAGCCGAGTATTCTGCCGTAGCGCTGTTCAAGCGCGGTATATAGCCGTTCGGTCCAGGCGCGCAGACCGGTTGCGCTTGTTCCGGGAGCTGGCATCTTGAGAAACCGGCTGGAGAGCATCGGGATAAGCGTCAGGGCAACAGCAAGTGAGGCGAGGAGTGAGCCGACGACAGCCCAGACGAGTTCCTTGAAGAATACCTGGAGCAGGCCGGAAACCAGAAGCATTGGCAGGAACACAACTACGGTCGTAAGGGTGGAGGCGGTAATCGCCATTGCAATCTCACTGGTGCCGACACTTGCTGCCCGGAGCGGGTCGTCCCCCTCCTCCCGGTGGCGGAAAATGCTCTCGAAGGCAACGATGCCATTATCAACGACCATGCCGACGGCGATGGCCAGGCCGGCCATGGAGAGAATGTTTACCGAGAAGCCGAAGATGTACATGAAGAATACCGCGAAGAAGATGGAGACCGGAATGGAGAAGGCGACAAACATCGTCGCCCGGAAACGACGTAGGAAAACGAAGAGAACCATGACGGCGAGAATGCCACCAATGATGATATTGGTAGTGACGTTGGAGATGGAGCGGTTCACCTGAAGGGAAGAATCAAAGAAGACGTTCACGTCCACGCCTGCCGGGAGCGTGCGGCGGAGACGATGGATTTCGTGTTTGACTGCCTGTGCTACCCGCACCGTGTTGGCATCAGGCCGACGCTGGACGACAATGAAGACACAGTTCTGACCGTTGTAGCGGGCACGGGCCTCACTTTCTTCAGGGAGCCAAGCGACTTCGGCCACGTCCTGGAGAAGAATGGGCGAATTGCCTTTCGTCCCAATCACGGTGTTGCGCACCGCCTGCAGGTCAGAGTACTCGCCGATCAGCCGGATGAGATAGCGGCGTTCGAGGTCGGAGAGCGCACCAACCGGATAGTTGAGATTCTGGGCCTTGAGTGTCTGGACAAGCTGCTCGTTGGTTATGCCTGAGGCCGCAAGTTTGCGAAGGTCAATCTGAATCTGGACCTGGCGCCGGGTGCCACCTGCAACTGAAACTGCGGCAACGCCTGGCGCACGCTGGAGTCCATCGGCGAAGTCCTCGGCGACGTCGCGCAGTGTCATCGGGTCAATGTCGCCGTACATTCCCATCTGAACAACGGGCATCATGGACGGGTCAAATTTGAGGATGAACGGCCTTGTCGCATCGTCAGGCAAGAGCGAAGCGGCCATGTCAAGCCGGTCACGTACGTCTGCCGAGGCAGCGTCAAGGTCGGTGCCCCATTCAAACTGCATCTGAACGATAGATAGATTCTCGAGCGAGCGCGAGGTGATGTCTTTGACGTTGGAAATGGTGCCAACGCGTTGCTCAATGGGGGAGGAAATTTCTGATTCGACTTCGAGCGGACCGGCACCAGGGTAGAAGGTGGCAATGACCACCATCGGCAGGGCCACGTCCGGATAGACATCAACCGGCATGCGGGTCACGCCGATGAGTCCGAACACAAGAAGGCCGACGGCAATCATCGCCGTCGTGACCGGTCGGCGGATGGCAGCGTCAGATAGTCTCATTGGCCGACCTCGACCGGGTTCACGGTTTCGCCGTCCCGTACCCGTTCCTTGCCGGTCGTAGCGACTTTTTCGCCTGGTTCAAGGCCGGTCACGACCTCAACTAGCGAGTCGCCGACGAGTCCAGTCTTGATATCGCGGAAGTGTGCGACCCGGTCCTTGATCACCACCACCCGGCTGAATCCGTCGGTGAAGAGCGCGCCAAGCGGCAGCGCTACTACGTCCTGCTTTTCTTCGGCAAGGAGTCTGATGCTGGCAGTCATTCCAGGTACTAGTCGCCGAGCAGTATTGGGGATGGATAGTTCAACTGTCGCGGAGCGAGAAAGCGGGTCCACCATCGGAGTTACCCGGCTGACCCGGCCGAGAAAAACTGTGTCCGGGACAGCGGATACCGAAACCCGGGCAGTAGCGCCAGTCCGGACGAAGCGCAGGTCAGCGTCGCTGACCAGGGCACGTGCCTTGATTGTGCTTGAGAAACTGGAAACGACAGCGACCGGCATCGTTGGAGCGACGGTCTGACCGACCTCGACGTACACCTTGCCGACTGTCCCCGATACCGGGGCAAGTACCGGCCCGGGTTTGTAGTCCATGCCGGGGATGTCGTTGACCACATAGGCGATCGGCTCACCTTCGCTGACGGTAGAGCCTTCGGGTCGAACGATTTCAGTTACCCGGCCGGCAACTTTGGACATGGCCATAACCTGTCTCTCTCCTTCAAGCGTACCAAGCAGTTGAATGGTACGTCGGACCGTGGTCTTCTGGACAGTGATGACTGCCACTGCCTGGGCCAAGCGTGTCTCTTGTTTCTCGCGCTGCGGACGGCAGGCAGGCGAAAAGACGATAACTATGATTGCAAGCGTAAGGACGCGGGACATGGTTCCTCCTGCGGATAATTCGCGCTGTGCATACTAGGTCTATTCGGCCCCGGTTGCCTTGGCCAGTCTGGCCTTGGCAATTTGGTAGTTAGCG
The genomic region above belongs to candidate division WOR-3 bacterium and contains:
- a CDS encoding efflux RND transporter periplasmic adaptor subunit, whose protein sequence is MSRVLTLAIIVIVFSPACRPQREKQETRLAQAVAVITVQKTTVRRTIQLLGTLEGERQVMAMSKVAGRVTEIVRPEGSTVSEGEPIAYVVNDIPGMDYKPGPVLAPVSGTVGKVYVEVGQTVAPTMPVAVVSSFSSTIKARALVSDADLRFVRTGATARVSVSAVPDTVFLGRVSRVTPMVDPLSRSATVELSIPNTARRLVPGMTASIRLLAEEKQDVVALPLGALFTDGFSRVVVIKDRVAHFRDIKTGLVGDSLVEVVTGLEPGEKVATTGKERVRDGETVNPVEVGQ
- a CDS encoding efflux RND transporter permease subunit, which produces MRLSDAAIRRPVTTAMIAVGLLVFGLIGVTRMPVDVYPDVALPMVVIATFYPGAGPLEVESEISSPIEQRVGTISNVKDITSRSLENLSIVQMQFEWGTDLDAASADVRDRLDMAASLLPDDATRPFILKFDPSMMPVVQMGMYGDIDPMTLRDVAEDFADGLQRAPGVAAVSVAGGTRRQVQIQIDLRKLAASGITNEQLVQTLKAQNLNYPVGALSDLERRYLIRLIGEYSDLQAVRNTVIGTKGNSPILLQDVAEVAWLPEESEARARYNGQNCVFIVVQRRPDANTVRVAQAVKHEIHRLRRTLPAGVDVNVFFDSSLQVNRSISNVTTNIIIGGILAVMVLFVFLRRFRATMFVAFSIPVSIFFAVFFMYIFGFSVNILSMAGLAIAVGMVVDNGIVAFESIFRHREEGDDPLRAASVGTSEIAMAITASTLTTVVVFLPMLLVSGLLQVFFKELVWAVVGSLLASLAVALTLIPMLSSRFLKMPAPGTSATGLRAWTERLYTALEQRYGRILGWAVHHRRVVVFVAVLLFLVSLALLPFIGREFMPAQESWFHTVTAEMPVGTSAEKTDSAITRLERYIRTTWGEELEGISVQVGGSTNVFSAIFGSSGSNIGTMNLILRERARRKHSIAEIDQGIRREAATIPGLRVRTEERSLATFMGGTAPVEIDITGHDLATADSLTRMVISAIDTIPGLVDIRSSREPGKPEIQLVVDRQKAALYGLTPYQIGAALRTQIEGNAATQFRLAGREYDILLRLRPDQRNSITDILGLVVNGPMGAVPLRNLVVVRSGTSPLVIEHRNTARIVRITGKNVGKSSGQLAQEVGRAVRAIPIPPGFDMRLSGSYEDMVRTFKDLGLVVVVALMLVYMVMASQFESFRDPFIIMFTVPFALIGVLWTLFITKTALSVTSGLGVLVLTGIVVNNGIVYIDYTRQLRARGMSLIDAVKEAGRVRLRPILMTSLTTIFGLLPLALQIGEGSELWSPLGRAIIGGMVVSTFLPLVFVPVLYVIFETRSERSRLRKQGPVAGD